GCACTTCATTTTAGGTCGTTCATCGGGATCTTGCTGCACGTAATGTTTTGGTTGGAGAAAGAGAAACCTGTAAAATAACAGATTTCGGAATGGCCAGAGATGTACAACAGGAAAATATCTATGAACGAAAAACGAAGGTAAATGAATAATAGAATAtaagggaaaatttttttgacaaatgTACCTTATCTATACGACTTCTGAATGTCTTGTATGTTCCAGTGATGTATAAAATCCCGTTTAGAAGAAACTAACACCATAAGGCTTTTTCAGACAATAATGCAAGGCCAAAAATGTTTCCCGGAGGATTGCCGGAGGCATTAGACCAAGACACGAAACATGTTGCTCTGTTGCTGGAGCTGCGTCCGTTAAATTTGGCGCTACCGTAGAAACTATCCGGATTCAAACGATGATAATGACAATAGTTATTTACTCTTTCTCCCTGTGCTCTTTTAACACAACAAGGGTCGGCTGCCGGTGAAGTGGACAGCATATGAATCGCTGTTGTATGGgcaatacacaacaaaaagtgaTGCGTAAGAATATAtgtttttcctttaaatatGCTGCTTTTATACAAATGCAGAGATAAGAGGGGAAAAAGTGATAAAATCTATTGTCTTTTCTTTCTAATAGATGGAGTTATGGAGTTGTTCTTTACGAAATTTCAACCATAGGTAAATATTTATTCTTAACATAAATAAACGAGACGATTTTTTGATAATTGACAGTTTGGAGATAAAAGCAGGTCATCTTTTCTTGAGAATAGAGCAGATGGGTAATTTCAAGTGAGGCTTTTTACTTTGTTGTTGTCATGTATAAGTCATAAAAACTGACtgcatttgtcttttttttttttatatattatttGTCATGTGATGGACTTATGCCCAATGACACGTCGCGTATGCCACGAGGTACAAAGAGttcactttccttttttttttcttttttgcttttttatttttgaaggtGGTTCACCTTATCCTCGGATGGAGGGCAGGAAAATTGCAAACTTGCTTCAGCAAGGATACAGGATGCCGAAACCAGACCACGTTGACGATGACTTGTGAGTGTTTAGAATTTCCTTGCTCAGGGATATGACAACGTCATCTCTTGATCAGACAACAATCAAAACCTTTGAGACCTTCTGAAGAAGTATACTTTGTTCTCTAATCACTCTGCAGTGAGACGAGAACAAATCGTTTTCAAACTAAACTTCATCATTCAGACCAGAGTCGGGAATGGGCGTCTCGTTTATTGATAGCACGGGCTTACCGAACAACAGGTCTAGTGCAACCTCTTATAACTAAATCAAGCTACATACAATACTTGCGAACAGCAAATTATGAATTCTGATTACACCTACTTCGATATGAGAAATGGTTTATAGGAGCACGTAAGCCAGTACACTGAACAAAATGAGCTCCTGGACGTTAGAAAAAGCATATCGTGAAAAAAACGCAATATGCTGCATTACTGTCACCAAAGATCCGAATAATCGTGCCACGCCAGATTCAATAGAAAACGACCCTTTTGGCatatgtggaaacgtattcctcatGTAATCCAACGGCATCAAACCCCGAGTAATGGATGGTTGGGAAAAATTGCGAAAGTGCAGTTCTTAGGCATAAAGTTGTAACATCAGCGACTGGCAAACGCAGAATGAGAAGAATCTCCCGCGAAACTCCAAGATAGTCCTACCCTATCCCATAACTGCCTACAGCCCTCTCCATCGTGCCGTTAAATTAGTGGCTCACTCATTCCCGAGTCACCCGACCGTCAGGAATAACACTGCAgttcagataaaagaaaaaatgtaatttGTGATTGCACGGCATTATCATAAATTACTATTTTGCCGGCAAGTATCAGAGGTCTGGGGATGGTATTAGTGCGTAGCGAGTTATGGGATTTGAGTTTGTAATTCGCGGTCGTTAGGAAGGTGAGGCATTCCACGGTCAGCCTTCGCCGTGTTAGgttgcttttcttctttactTGAGCGTTTATCGATGCTTATAGTTTAGGCACCAGCATACCCTAAAACCCCAAGGGTTGCACCACTGCCTCTGTCGGGGGTACACGTTTCACGTGTTTTTTCCACTTGCTggttttttaggcttttcgtgTCCGGCTTTGGTGCTTCTGTTCTTTCGTTCATATATTATACCTGATACTTGTACGTATCTGCATATATGTTAAATAAACGAAACGGTAGCTTGGCTGGCTCACACGCCCATATATGAACATTGTTATGTTGCGTGTACCGGTTGAGTAGTGGAGGCAAAATACCCCTTAGTAAAGCCGAATGACAAATGATCATGCGTGCTGCCTCATGAACCTGATAAAACACACTGTAATCCCGACAGCTTGCGCATTCCATAACGTGAGAAAATACAATTATTGTCGAACCAAGGGCGAAAATCGACGTAGAGATATCCCTGATGTACAAAACTCGGTTCCCAAAAACATTCAGACTTTCTTGTCTTCCTTGGACGCTCGGATGTCgcatagcccatgctttttccAAGGAAGAAGTACTTTCAAGTCAAAGTtgattggaaataaaattggaattattcttttttcttttttctttttcgtaatAAGAAATAGATAGGATAGCAACCCTAAAGATTAGGTGCAGCtgaaatatttataaaatatatacattttAAGGTATCAAATCATGATGAATTGCTGGCAAAGTGAACCAGAAGCCAGACCATCATTCAGCGATTTAACACAGCAGCTTCAACGCATGGAAAACCAGCACAAGGTCAGATTGAACAATAAACTATTCAAAAAACAATCCATTCTGTTTATTACACAGAAGAAAACCGGACCCACTCGTTGCCCTTCATCAAGCAGGGACATCAAACTAATCCACTTAAAATTAGTGCTTTATAATTTGATCCGCCATTTagaaaattatttaaagttCTACTAACTTGGAATACCGCAAAGCTATAATCGCCTGAAATcagtgcttgttgttgttgatttttctttttggataaaAGACAAAAACTGTTGTATCTAAAGAAAAATCTTTTGGAAAACAATAGATAATTGAGAAATCCAACTAACAAACGTTATAAAGCCCGGAAACCCGGGCCGGATAAAAGGAATGAGCAAGTGTTTTCGCCACCGAGTCAGTGTCGTTCGTCTTTCTGTCTTTTGGTACTAAAATACAGGGCTTTAAAGTAAGGCCCCAAATAGCTACTCAGCAAGGTGCTAATCAATCCTTGAAGCTACTTATTCTTCTTACATGACAGATCAGTGTCCTTCTAACAAATACGGATCGGAGCGATCTCTAATGTTGTGACAATGACCGAAATCCTTTGATTGTCTACGTTAGTTTCATAAGACAAGAACATTGACTTtgaattgcttttcttttgcaGAGGTTGATCAACATGCATATCTACGACAACGCACTGTACGCGAACCTCGAGGATTTGAACGCATGAAATTGTTTTTTCGGCGTCTTATACCAATAACATTTAAGTGACAATATCTGGATCGGAACCAATTGGAATCAGCGCTGTGTAAACTTAGCATAAGACTGGTAGAATATATATCAATTAACAACTTGATTTTTAATAGGAATACACGGTGTCTTTTCATAAAAATACGCTCTTCCAACGAGCCGTGTGTCTACAGTTTGATAGTAATAACAAActacattttattttaataaaaactaCCTCGTCACTTTCTACACATTAATTCAAATAATGCCTTTAAATTTAGAAAGATACAAACTAGTAAAAGAGGaagagaaatatatatatatatatatatatatatatatatatatatatatatatatatatatatatataaacttaAACAGCTATGATGATAGTTCATAATGTTTCCAGTAACTTGGTGTACTTCTCTAATTGGCCTTTGTACCACTGGCTAATGCCGTGGAAGATTATTCTGgtagaaaaagagaaaaaacataATATAATACAACGCGTCAGTAACCAATTATGTTTAGAAATGCACATAATTTGATGCAGGCTCAATATTGATAAACGTACGTCACAAAGTTTCCTGCAAAGTCTAAAGGTAAACCACCTCCTTGTAACTTTAAGGTTAGCTTTTGTGTTCGGGGTATCTTTTAGGTTAGGATATGGGTtactgtttatgttccctttagGGAAGGGTTAGGAGGGCTCTTTATCCCCTTTATTGTCcgtatttcttgccagaagtgatggCGAAGTATACGAGAAAGGCGAAAGGACACGTTGTGACAATCACTGAAACCGGCATGCGTCCAATTAAGTGCACTACTGGACTTAAATGCCAGTAAGAAAGATGGTGTTGTAGGTTACTATTGCAAagtacttttgtttttttttgtcttactttgtttttcttttctaataaagaaaaaaaaaaacagcaattttaGCTTTATGTGCTAAAGTTACTTTTAAATTCCTAACTGACAGTCGGAAGTAAATGTAACGTGCAAATACACGTACTCAGTTTCATATCAATCTTGTCTCAATTGAATGCTAAGCATGGTTTTTATTGTCAACAAATATAGATATCTCGTTATTATGTTGTGTTGATGAAATGGTGAAAATTTATGTTCTCCAACAATGTGCTCATTTTAATGTGTCAACCTGTAGAGGGCGTTAGAGGgatgcagattttttttttttcaaatcagaTCCTTTGATGTCATCTTTACTGAGCAAAGGCCATAAGAAAACACTGACACCAGAAAGATGGCAAAGTGATTTTTCATTAAAGAATAAACATATTTTAAATAAACACAGCTTAATTACCATCTACAATGCAAGCACTGGGTGATGCTGATTGATTGCCCTCCAGAGTTACTTGCAACACAAGTGTAGCATCCACTTTCTCTTGCTTCCAACTTTTCCTCATAACAAATTGGCTTTCCACTATCTTCACTGCCCCTGTACCATGTAATATTTGGTTTTGGGTTTCCATCCACTGGACAAGAAAACGTTTTATTACCTCCTTGAGGCACTGTGGCATTTTCTCCAAACCCTATGGCTTCAACAGGATCTTAAAAGAACAGAACATTAAAGAAGGCAAAGAAATAATAGTGCATTCCCAGTGCAGAGCAGGCAAATTCTCACTAGTAGAGATAGTAAGGCCTTAAAAAGATCAAGGCCTTGATGGGATGTCAATGCTAATCTCTGCACTTTAAATTGCAACACTTACATTGGACAACAATCCAGACATCTTTATTAGCAGGGCTCACAATACCATTGTCAGCTGTGCATCTGTACTTTCCGGCATCCTCTCTTCTAATGTCAGTCAAAGGCATAATGACTACACTGTTATCAGGTAGTCTTGTCCATGTAATGTTTGGCATTGGTTTACCGTCAGCTAGGCATTCCAGAGTTACATTCCCTCCTTCAGGTACTGTTTGGCTTCCAGAGATTTCAACGATGTTTGGTGGAACTGCAAAACAGCAAGAATGAGTACCTGGAGCAGTAACTACTTGCAACAAGGACACTACATACTACTTTGTGACAACATCTAAATTTCAACACTTTCCCTTCTTTTCTTAGTTGTCAATGAGAGGTGCGTAGACAGCATGGTAATATCATTTTTCCAAGCTGTTCCACCAGAGGGGATTAATTCAAGAAACATGTTTTCATAAAGGAATGTTTTTCTCAATTTTTCCTTCAACCATGTTTTCCTCATTTTGCTGGGTGAAAAAAATTCTACGCATTGATCAATGTCAACATATTCCTAATCCAAACTGACTTTTATATGTTTTTCCATATAGTAGATatatttttgattatttttgataTTGGGGTTTCAAACATACAGGGGGTTATCTGCCTGTAATGCTgagtcaatttttttaaaaactgtaTTGGACTGAGCAAGTGGATTCTATGAGATAGCCTTGAACAAAATACTAGAAGGCAGTCTTATGGACTCCCTGCATTAACATTTATAAATCACaagattattattttgtatttttcaaatttttaagaaaaatcgaATTAATTTTTACACCACAGAATATTTGTTCAATTttcatcttcttcttttttccttgaatcattattttttttttccaatttcaattggtttgtctcttcttcttcttaggAGAGTTCCTCTTCTCCACTAATTAATCCTCTCATACTTTGGGGGTTTATTGTTGCAATTAagtagtttgttttctttgcttaacCCAAATTTGACGTAGAGTTAAAGGGTACCTATAGAGGAGATGAAATTTGCAAATCTTTGCAAATGTCATCTCTTCTTTAACAACTCTTTAACAGTAACTTTTGGTTATGTCTCACGGACATCCAGTTATGTATGCATTCTTGCTGATGACTGTGATGTTTTAGTTCATGGACAAGAACCTTCTGATTGTTGGGGATCGTTATTTAACATGACGATCACCATAAATCTAACAAAGGTTGCTGGTGGGACTGCTGTGgttttaatttatatattaTAACACCAATATCTCTACACATTAGCGCTTACAGGTATTcagaaaaaacaattaaaaaaatgggtgataacatttttgtgcgggtggggtggggggggcTTTCAGATAATTTATAAAATACATGACAGGTCAAGCAGAGAAAACAACGACAATTGTGAGAAAACAGTTACAATATTTGTGAGTTCAGGTTTAAATTATTTGAACTGGAGCTCACAACCCAGCACCACATTAAACAAACAGGAAAATTTTACTCCATCCCAATTGCCTTGAAAAATTTTAGTTTACAGTGCAATATCTGAAACGATAAACGATTCAACTCACCCACTCAGACCAACCTGAAACCTAGTTTCACTTTTGTCaacaaaatcttgaaaataCAGATTGCCATTTTCCAAGATGTAATTTGCCAAgtggaaaaaaataatcaatgaCCCTAAGATTGGTGAAAAACCCCAATTGAAAGCTGCAACACTCTCTTGTGGCACAAAGGTTACGGTATGACTTAAATGTGTTGAAAAGGCACATAAACAAGGAGTTCAGAACAAAAAACGTTATAAGCAAAATAGCTACTAGTTGAGTTTTTTTTCAGCATGCCAAACATTAATGATTAGATTCACTCTTTGCACTTCTTTGTATacgtaatcacatgatttctagtgcaatttggaataaatatacacaagtaaatttttcaaagactaacaaaattgcacgagcccgtagggtgactgcaatttgtggtctttgaaaaatttataagtgcttatttattccaaattgtgattatcatgtgattacttattaataatatatatgacaAAATTCCGAGATGGTTGACCAGAAGGAGCGCTTGCGTATcatgcaatcagggaaaaattgcaccatcaattgcgccatccagggcatgcgcttgatttgaaaacaaaagatttgattggccatctgtgagtttctctgatcattgaccaacCAGAATGCtgggtttgtttcctctttttgcagaGAATTAACTCTTCtctgcactgttttcaaaaaaacacTGCAAATtatgctcttaaccaatcagaatacagaaattttttcatgtatattactAGTCTTTAAATAGCAACCCAAATTGCACCAGAATGCATTTAGTGCACAGATTTAATctttaaaaaagcaaaaaccaaaaatataTAATCAAATGTATAGGTACCTATCTAAAATTTTATAATGTCCATCCACTAAGCTCCTACATTTGGATTATTTATTTGTTAGTATCCCGTATATTGCTAGAACTAATAATGTAGTGTACATAATTAATAACACAGTAACACCAACATCACTTTAGTCAATAAATACAATTATTGACAATAACACTTGCTTTCGATTTAGGTCTAAGCAAAGCTAACAATGAACTAGCTGTAATTCAGTCTCCCTTACTtggtaatttttaataataattaagctcTGTTCCTTTCAGTGCTGattaaaaaataaaccaaaaccaaaccaaCTTAAACCAAAATAACTTTCTACATATTGTTTTTAGGCTTTTATTCATTTAACTTATCACTATCGAGATTCAAGACTATCATGGCAAAATTGTACTTCTAAGAGTATTTCAGTCAGTTACTTACAATTGACTATAATATCCACTGATTGTACAAGAGAACCAGCACCAGTTGGAACAACATTCACTCTATAAGTTCTTTCATCTGATCTTTGCACTGCAAGAATACTCAGCTCGGCTCTGGTTTTTGTTGCTCTTGCCCTGAATCGTGGTTGATACTCGGGCTTAACACGTATGACACCAGGGCCAAAT
This DNA window, taken from Acropora muricata isolate sample 2 unplaced genomic scaffold, ASM3666990v1 scaffold_749, whole genome shotgun sequence, encodes the following:
- the LOC136907490 gene encoding protein CEPU-1-like → MSAAFNFVALLLAILFSSLESAFIKKPLSPSYAVEGQNITLAWTYTLDGAVGFSQFTIVTGGSELLIGKKFGPGVIRVKPEYQPRFRARATKTRAELSILAVQRSDERTYRVNVVPTGAGSLVQSVDIIVNFPPNIVEISGSQTVPEGGNVTLECLADGKPMPNITWTRLPDNSVVIMPLTDIRREDAGKYRCTADNGIVSPANKDVWIVVQYPVEAIGFGENATVPQGGNKTFSCPVDGNPKPNITWYRGSEDSGKPICYEEKLEARESGCYTCVASNSGGQSISITQCLHCR